Proteins co-encoded in one Stomoxys calcitrans chromosome 5, idStoCalc2.1, whole genome shotgun sequence genomic window:
- the LOC131997631 gene encoding uncharacterized protein LOC131997631, translating into MSNCQDQPRRTSSRSTKGTPPARYQQYVSEMSVNHSPKSDTPAKSQQRQPQLQPMDGTTHVNTINPPSQLQHQKTAANSPAGTSKPVNEVGEFMKQMRVQMVQMQRQMQVMQSEYIASTKKMQAQLVNTAKQVETQLANQMTSTSALPTSTLPQPPSNMPEPILPTSQPSLPPPNQSQYQPPQNLLQQPPQLSPLQQQVYQPTPQYPPPSRSINSDMSVHNSYPQSFISVPHKKIYPLPTFSGLPEEWQTFYEAYESTTAEFGYNSLHNIMRLRDAIKGRARETVESLLGNSANVDTIIRTLLETFGRPEQLIRSQIEKVRAIPPLANDNLEALVNFANKISNMATFVKNVKGDHHLSNPSLLSELVAKLSTSRQMQWAEKCLQLQQPATIVDFAEWLSVLRRLANIVHDTLPSTSTNAASNRRHFAATAPPPNRKYVNVTVSQCPVCKGECTNIKHCTEFLNMSIDKRWNTIKGLKICFCCLKRGHQVKFCHTKRRCGVNDCPKPHNNLLHSTLSQSQPEPATEPTHLSTTGGTQNNRTVTSEAQRPQTERRNCHAAHSPDNVLFQILPITLYGQHKTISTYAFIDDGANVSMLDLEIARELELHGEPEHLELQWLNTHRVTQKTEKIRVTISGVGQFNRKYLLSNVYVSSDMSLPVQSCHIAHFMKSQKSDKIANLNMRDYSNVQPKMILSLTHSFLTVPIETPTLLSEFGPIVSTTRLGAVIYGPIPGEEPTNIKRALHVRKCVYQNDVLKELSDMMRGYFDVETLGTKIPVKPIKSKEDERAMGILETNTKQVNGRYECSLLWREDVRPIPDSYNMALNRLYSVERKMAKDSEYKMEYCDKIADYVKKGYCRKLSDEEKSIMRERTFYLPHFGVLNPNKKGIRLVFDAAAEVMNFSLNKALLPGPDINNSLISILFKFRESPIAVCGDIQEMFHQIAIARKDQDSQRFLWRDGNPEQPVDTYVMERLIFGATCSPTIAQYVKNKNATKYIEKSPRAVHGIIERHYVDDYVDCFETEDEALNVVREVVRIHKSGGFHLRNIISNSERVAILCGNNPGNGENSGNFLFGDSIERVLGIHWAPKTDDFCFHLRLAKVDKNILNFTKVPTKREMLGLNMSVYDPYGFLCDFMVTSKVLMQKVWKCGVSWDEQLPSEIYSQWKYWLEQLSRLVEFKIPRCYAGGFSSSNVDLHVFVDASEEAMAVVAYWRVVSVSGVKVMFVMGKTSCAPTRYHTIPKLELQAAVMGVRMKEAILKNHLCCVNNVFFWSDSFTVIQWIRSDHRRYKQYVANRVAEILDGSSIEQWRWCPGNENTADEGTRSKLFKPYEPEGRWKNGPTFLLKAESYWPSEVHNQMKKDESGSELRSKHRVLKAETGYGMGVPVCAKHEA; encoded by the exons ATGTCCAATTGTCAAGATCAGCCAAGAAGAACAAGCAGCAGAAGCACAAAAGGAACCCCGCCAGCCCGATATCAGCAATACGTCAGCGAAATGTCTGTCAACCACTCACCAAAGTCAGATACGCCAGCAAAAAGCCAACAAAGACAGCCACAGCTACAGCCAATGGACGGTACTACTCATGTCAATACGATTAATCCGCCTTCTCAATTACAGCACCAGAAAACTGCAGCCAATTCACCAGCCGGGACATCAAAACCTGTAAATGAAGTCGGTGAGTTCATGAAGCAAATGAGAGTGCAAATGGTGCAGATGCAGCGTCAAATGCAGGTAATGCAAAGTGAGTACATTGCATCAACGAAGAAGATGCAAGCACAACTTGTTAATACTGCCAAACAAGTGGAAACGCAGTTAGCCAATCAAATGACGTCGACGTCCGCATTACCTACATCGACGCTGCCACAGCCGCCATCAAATATGCCAGAACCAATACTGCCAACATCTCAGCCATCACTGCCACCACCAAATCAGTCACAATATCAGCCGCCACAGAATCTTCTACAACAGCCGCCACAACTGTCGCCTCTACAACAGCAAGTTTATCAGCCAACGCCACAATATCCGCCGCCATCACGGTCTATAAATTCGGATATGTCTGTCCACAATTCGTATCCACAAAGTTTTATATCTGTTCCACACAAGAAAATTTATCCTCTCCCCACATTTTCAGGTCTTCCAGAAGAATGGCAAACCTTTTATGAAGCGTACGAAAGCACCACAGccgaatttggatataacagccTCCACAACATTATGCGCCTCAGAGATGCTATCAAGGGTCGAGCCAGAGAAACCGTCGAATCGCTGCTAGGTAATTCTGCCAACGTCGACACCATTATACGAACGCTGCTTGAAACCTTTGGTCGTCCGGAACAGCTGATtagaagccaaattgaaaaggttcGTGCCATTCCACCTTTAGCCAATGACAACCTGGAAGCCCTGGTAAACTTCGCCAACAAAATCTCGAACATGGCCACATTTGTCAAGAACGTGAAGGGAGATCACCATCTTTCCAACCCTTCATTGTTGAGCGAACTGGTCGCTAAACTTTCCACAAGCCGCCAAATGCAGTGGGCCGAAAAATGCCTCCAATTACAACAACCAGCCACCATAGTTGACTTTGCAGAATGGCTATCAGTACTGCGTCGCCTGGCCAATATCGTCCATGACACCTTGCCGTCAACTTCGACCAATGCCGCATCAAACCGCCGCCATTTTGCTGCTACTGCACCGCCACCAAACCGAAAATACGTCAACGTCACTGTCAGCCAATGTCCAGTATGTAAGGGTGAGTGCACTAACATAAAACACTGTACAGAATTTTTAAACATGTCCATCGACAAAAGATGGAACACTATAAAAGGGCTcaagatttgtttttgttgtttaaaacGTGGACATCAAGTTAAATTTTGCCACACAAAACGCCGTTGTGGCGTTAATGATTGCCCAAAGCCACACAACAATTTATTGCACAGTACACTTTCACAATCACAACCGGAGCCAGCGACCGAGCCAACTCATTTGTCCACGACGGGTGGGACACAAAATAACCGCACGGTCACGTCCGAAGCACAACGACCACAAACCGAAAGACGAAATTGCCATGCAGCTCATTCTCCCGATAATGTGCTTTTCCAGATTTTACCCATAACTTTGTATGGGCAGCACAAAACAATAAGCACTTACGCCTTTATTGACGACGGCGCCAACGTTTCTATGCTGGATCTGGAAATAGCACGAGAACTTGAACTCCATGGAGAACCTGAGCACTTGGAGCTGCAATGGCTTAATACTCACCGCGTAACACAGAAAACGGAAAAAATTCGCGTGACCATCAGTGGAGTTGGCCAATTtaacagaaaatacttactttcCAATGTTTACGTTTCATCGGATATGTCATTGCCAGTACAGAGTTGCCACATAGCTCATTTTATGAAATCccaaaaaagtgacaaaatCGCCAATTTAAATATGCGGGATTATTCTAATGTTCAACCAAAAATGATTTTAAGCTTAACCCATTCCTTCCTAACAGTTCCCATTGAGACGCCTACACTTTTATCCGAATTTGGACCCATTGTGTCAACCACCAGATTAGGCGCTgttatatatggaccaattccTGGTGAAGAACCAACAAACATAAAGAGGGCTTTACACGTAAGGAAGTGTGTGTACCAAAATGATGTTTTGAAGGAGTTGAGCGATATGATGCGTGGTTATTTTGATGTGGAGACCCTTGGAACCAAAATACCCGTGAAACCTATAAAATCCAAAGAAGACGAGAGAGCAATGGGCATATTGGAAACAAACACAAAGCAAGTAAATGGCCGATATGAATGTTCGTTGTTGTGGAGAGAAGATGTGAGACCGATCCCTGACTCATACAACATGGCTTTGAATCGTTTGTACTCTGTGGAACGTAAGATGGCAAAAGACAGTGAGTATAAAATGGAATATTGCGATAAAATAGCAGATTATGTTAAAAAAGGATATTGCCGTAAATTATCGGATGAAGAAAAATCTATAATGCGCGAACGGACCTTTTATTTGCCCCATTTTGGTGTActaaatccaaataaaaaaggaattcGGCTGGTTTTTGATGCGGCGGCCGAGGTTATGAACTTCTCATTAAACAAAGCCTTACTTCCTGGTCCTGACATTAATAACTCATTAATTtcaattctttttaaatttagaGAATCCCCCATTGCTGTATGTGGTGACATACAAGAGATGTTTCACCAGATCGCCATTGCCAGGAAAGACCAAGATAGCCAAAGATTTCTGTGGAGAGATGGCAATCCTGAGCAGCCTGTGGACACTTATGTTATGGAAAGGCTTATTTTTGGAGCCACCTGTTCACCAACCATTGCCCAATATGTCAAGAATAAAAATGCGACAAAATACATCGAAAAGTCACCAAGAGCCGTCCATGGTATCATCGAACGTCATTATGTGGATGATTATGTCGATTGTTTCGAAACTGAAGATGAAGCCCTTAATGTTGTTCGCGAAGTGGTAAGGATCCATAAATCCGGTGGTTTCCATCTTCGCAACATAATATCCAACAGTGAACGAGTGGCAATACTATGTGGTAATAATCCTGGCAATGGCGAGAACAGTGGCAACTTTCTTTTTGGTGACAGCATAGAACGGGTACTCGGTATTCATTGGGCACCAAAGACagatgatttttgttttcatttgcgTTTGGCCAAAGtggacaaaaatatattaaattttacaaaggtGCCAACAAAAAGGGAGATGCTCGGCCTAAATATGTCCGTATACGACCCATACGGATTCCTGTGCGATTTTATGGTGACGTCAAAGGTGCTAATGCAGAAGGTCTGGAAATGTGGGGTAAGTTGGGACGAGCAATTGCCGTCAGAAATTTATAGCCAGTGGAAGTACTGGTTGGAGCAGTTATCGAGATTGGTGGAATTTAAGATTCCAAGATGTTACGCCGGTGGTTTTAGCAGCAGCAATGTTGATCTACATGTCTTTGTGGATGCAAGCGAAGAGGCTATGGCAGTTGTGGCATATTGGAGAGTGGTAAGTGTCAGTGGTGTTAAAGTGATGTTTGTAATGGGCAAAACAAGCTGTGCCCCGACACGGTATCACACAATACCAAAACTGGAATTGCAAGCTGCTGTAATGGGCGTTCGAATGAAAGAGGCCATATTAAAAAACCATTTGTGCTGTGTTAATAATGTTTTCTTTTGGTCAGATTCTTTTACGGTGATACAGTGGATTCGGTCAGATCACCGAAGATACAAGCAATATGTGGCAAATCGTGTGGCTGAGATATTGGACGGCAGCAGCATTGAACAATGGAGGTGGTGCCCTGGTAACGAGAACACTGCAGACGAAGGAACTCGCTCAAAACTGTTCAAGCCATATGAACCCGAAGGACGTTGGAAAAATGGACCAACGTTTTTGCTGAAGGCGGAATCGTATTGGCCGAGTGAGGTGCACAATCAAATGAAAAAGGATGAAAGTGGCTCAGAACTGCGATCCAAGCACAGAGTTCTG AAGGCTGAAACGGGCTATGGCATGGGTGTTCCGGTATGTGCAAAACATGAGGCGTAA
- the LOC106087985 gene encoding ubiquitin carboxyl-terminal hydrolase calypso isoform X1, translated as MSSKMPVEINRLTEGWLELESDPGLFTLLLEDFGVQGVQVEEVYDLQKPIEGPVYGFIFLFRWIEERRARRKIVETTAEIFVKDDEAVANIFFAQQVVPNSCATHALLSVLLNCDEADLHLGETLGRLKSHTKGMSPENKGWAIGNTPELACAHNSHAMPQAKRLLERNAATAISTGRFTGEAFHFVSFVPINGHLFELDGLKPYPMDHGGWDECEDWTDKFRRVMAERLGIATGEQDIRFNLMAVVPDRRIAITHKLKMLRTNQAIVSGTLQKLLKANEAANVGSPLKSEENGEQSQQQTQQRSVSPSPLLDASNAFTVRDLQSLLKNLDSEIAINEQHLNDENDRRYMFKVDDCRRTHNYDEFICAFLSMLAHQGVLGELVSQHLLPSKKIGGQSAVNRISKQATSSSSTTSQQKNGKSPKTPGRRRKGRNKCKKRK; from the exons ATGTCTTCAAAAATGCCGGTGGAAATTAATCGATTAACCGAGGGATGGTTGGAATTAGAATCTGATCCCGGTCTCTTTACTTTATTGCTAGAGGATTTTGGCGTCCAAGGTGTTCAAGTGGAGGAGGTATACGACTTGCAAAAACCCATAGAAGGGCCCGTATACggctttatttttcttttccgaTGGATTGAAGAGAGAAGGGCCCGTCGAAAAATAGTTGAGACAACCGCAGAAATATTTGTTAAAGATGATGAAGCAGTGGCAAATATATTCTTTGCTCAGCAAGTGGTTCCAAACAGTTGTGCTACTCATGCCTTGCTTTCAGTTTTACTTAATTGTGACGAGGCGGACCTGCATTTAGGTGAAACCCTTGGCCGCCTGAAAAGTCATACGAAGGGTATGTCCCCTGAGAATAAAGGTTGGGCAATAGGAAATACCCCAGAGTTGGCGTGTGCACACAATTCGCATGCAATGCCACAAGCAAAGCGATTATTGGAGAGAAATGCTGCGACAGCTATTTCCACGGGTCGCTTCACTGGCGAAGCATTTCATTTTGTAAGTTTTGTGCCTATAAATGGCCACCTATTTGAATTGGATGGCTTGAAGCCTTATCCAATGGATCATGGTGGTTGGGACGAATGTGAAGACTGGACAGATAAGTTTAGACGTGTTATGGCTGAACGATTAGGAATTGCTACTGGAGAACAGGATATACGTTTCAACTTAATGGCTGTGGTACCTGACAGACGAATTGCAATTACTCATAAGTTGAAAATGCTTCGAACAAACCAGGCTATTGTATCGGGTACACTGCAAAAACTTTTGAAAGCTAATGAAGCAGCAAATGTTGGTAGTCCTTTAAAATCCGAAGAAAATGGTGAGCAATCTCAACAACAGACACAACAAAGAAGTGTATCTCCTTCACCTCTATTGGATGCTTCGAATGCGTTTACAGTACGAGATTTACAATCACTATTAAAAAATCTTGACTCAGAAATCGCCATTAACGAGCAGCACTTAAATGATGAGAATGATCGGCGTTACATGTTTAAG GTAGACGATTGCCGCCGTACTCATAATTATGACGAATTTATATGTGCCTTTCTTTCAATGTTGGCGCATCAAGGCGTTTTAGGAGAGTTAGTAAGTCAACATTTActgccatcaaaaaaaattggtggTCAGAGTGCGGTAAATCGTATTAGCAAACAAGCAACTTCAAGCAGTAGTACAACGTCACAGCAAAAGAATGGCAAGTCTCCAAAGACGCCAGGACGAAGAAGAAAGGGacgaaacaaatgcaaaaagcgTAAATAA
- the LOC106087985 gene encoding ubiquitin carboxyl-terminal hydrolase calypso isoform X2, whose amino-acid sequence MSSKMPVEINRLTEGWLELESDPGLFTLLLEDFGVQGVQVEEVYDLQKPIEGPVYGFIFLFRWIEERRARRKIVETTAEIFVKDDEAVANIFFAQQVVPNSCATHALLSVLLNCDEADLHLGETLGRLKSHTKGMSPENKGWAIGNTPELACAHNSHAMPQAKRLLERNAATAISTGRFTGEAFHFVSFVPINGHLFELDGLKPYPMDHGGWDECEDWTDKFRRVMAERLGIATGEQDIRFNLMAVVPDRRIAITHKLKMLRTNQAIVSGTLQKLLKANEAANVGSPLKSEENGEQSQQQTQQRSVSPSPLLDASNAFTVRDLQSLLKNLDSEIAINEQHLNDENDRRYMFKTIAAVLIIMTNLYVPFFQCWRIKAF is encoded by the exons ATGTCTTCAAAAATGCCGGTGGAAATTAATCGATTAACCGAGGGATGGTTGGAATTAGAATCTGATCCCGGTCTCTTTACTTTATTGCTAGAGGATTTTGGCGTCCAAGGTGTTCAAGTGGAGGAGGTATACGACTTGCAAAAACCCATAGAAGGGCCCGTATACggctttatttttcttttccgaTGGATTGAAGAGAGAAGGGCCCGTCGAAAAATAGTTGAGACAACCGCAGAAATATTTGTTAAAGATGATGAAGCAGTGGCAAATATATTCTTTGCTCAGCAAGTGGTTCCAAACAGTTGTGCTACTCATGCCTTGCTTTCAGTTTTACTTAATTGTGACGAGGCGGACCTGCATTTAGGTGAAACCCTTGGCCGCCTGAAAAGTCATACGAAGGGTATGTCCCCTGAGAATAAAGGTTGGGCAATAGGAAATACCCCAGAGTTGGCGTGTGCACACAATTCGCATGCAATGCCACAAGCAAAGCGATTATTGGAGAGAAATGCTGCGACAGCTATTTCCACGGGTCGCTTCACTGGCGAAGCATTTCATTTTGTAAGTTTTGTGCCTATAAATGGCCACCTATTTGAATTGGATGGCTTGAAGCCTTATCCAATGGATCATGGTGGTTGGGACGAATGTGAAGACTGGACAGATAAGTTTAGACGTGTTATGGCTGAACGATTAGGAATTGCTACTGGAGAACAGGATATACGTTTCAACTTAATGGCTGTGGTACCTGACAGACGAATTGCAATTACTCATAAGTTGAAAATGCTTCGAACAAACCAGGCTATTGTATCGGGTACACTGCAAAAACTTTTGAAAGCTAATGAAGCAGCAAATGTTGGTAGTCCTTTAAAATCCGAAGAAAATGGTGAGCAATCTCAACAACAGACACAACAAAGAAGTGTATCTCCTTCACCTCTATTGGATGCTTCGAATGCGTTTACAGTACGAGATTTACAATCACTATTAAAAAATCTTGACTCAGAAATCGCCATTAACGAGCAGCACTTAAATGATGAGAATGATCGGCGTTACATGTTTAAG ACGATTGCCGCCGTACTCATAATTATGACGAATTTATATGTGCCTTTCTTTCAATGTTGGCGCATCAAGGCGTTTTAG
- the LOC106087988 gene encoding uncharacterized protein LOC106087988, translated as MGFRGMNKNLSKDCLGLRLRVSGLHQTWKWLHQTAALHEYLISVTATDTAASSSVICKEEC; from the coding sequence ATGGGTTTTAGAGgaatgaataaaaatttgagCAAGGATTGTTTGGGACTTCGTCTACGGGTCAGCGGTCTACATCAAACGTGGAAGTGGCTTCATCAGACCGCAGCTTTGCATGAATATTTGATCTCCGTTACAGCTACAGACACAGCAGCTTCATCAAGTGTAATTTGTAAAGAGGAGTGCTAA
- the LOC106087986 gene encoding lipoyltransferase 1, mitochondrial, which yields MNALGVRITRSAITAGQWRSILGTVNTNQRQQTFSSSASNDSNDGNCNKNNGNEITRKNITDADIKKSVFISQSYDIFTNLALEDWLYRNFDFSRHHVLLLWANDPCVVIGRHQNPFTEANVSKLMDKGITLARRNSGGGAVYHDRGNLNCTFFTPRERYNRKYNLNILTRALFREWAVKTEINKRDDIVINEKKISGTAAKLGHPNAYHHCTLLVSANKLHLGESLVKEDANYISKATASVRSPIRNLVDVNRTVNVPQLLSAVGYEFLRTSATELEDGGSTQTMKQRGFQLVNPTEKWFPGINVIRQEFSSWDWVLGKTPKFSVEKELAIKADEDKHLKMKLIVEVDKGLMTEIGIEMPSGERVPIVSQLQNKPYNEKNLNNIISALKLVSTDNVKQAINGL from the exons ATGAATGCACTCGGTGTAAGAATAACTCGCAGTGCCATTACAGCCGGCCAGTGGCGATCTATTTTGGGCACAGTTAACACCAATCAACGACAACAAACTTTCTCATCTAGCGCTTCTAACGATTCCAATGACGGCAACTGTAATAAAAACAATGGCAATGAAATAACCCGGAAGAACATTACCGATGCAGATATAAAAAAGTCTGTTTTCATTTCACAGTCCTATGACATTTTCACAAATCTGGCCTTGGAAGATTGGCTTTATCGCAACTTCGATTTTAGTCGCCATCATGTTCTTTTACTTTGGGCAAATGACCCATGCGTTGTCATTGGAAGACACCAAAATCCTTTCACAGAAGCAAATGTCTCCAAACTGATGGACAAAGGCATAACATTAGCCAGAAGAAATAGTGGCGGAGGAGCCGTCTACCATGATCGCGGTAATCTGAACTGCACATTCTTTACACCACGTGAAAGATACAATCGTAAATATAATCTGAATATACTTACGCGAGCACTATTTCGTGAATGGGCTGTAAAGACGGAGATAAACAAACGAGACGATATTGTGATTAATGAAAAAAAG atttctgGTACTGCAGCTAAACTAGGACATCCGAACGCTTATCATCACTGCACACTGTTGGTCAGTGCAAACAAGTTGCACTTGGGAGAGTCATTGGTTAAAGAAGAC GCAAATTATATAAGCAAAGCAACTGCATCAGTCCGTTCTCCAATTAGAAATCTTGTCGATGTTAATCGCACCGTTAATGTACCACAGCTGTTGTCTGCTGTGGGATACGAGTTTTTGCGCACATCTGCTACGGAACTGGAAGATGGGGGCAGTACACAAACGATGAAACAGCGCGGCTTCCAATTAGTTAATCCCACAGAAAAATGGTTTCCTGGAATCAATGTCATACGACAGGAATTCAGCTCATGGGACTGGGTTTTGGGCAAAACCCCTAAATTCAGTGTTGAGAAAGAACTGGCAATAAAGGCCGACGAAGACAAACACTTAAAGATGAAACTAATTGTAGAAGTTGATAAG GGCCTCATGACTGAAATCGGAATTGAAATGCCGAGCGGCGAAAGAGTTCCCATTGTATCACAACTACAAAACAAACCATATaacgaaaaaaatttgaataacatAATAAGCGCTTTAAAATTGGTATCTACGGACAATGTAAAGCAGGCCATAAACGGTTTGTGA